One stretch of Nitrospirota bacterium DNA includes these proteins:
- a CDS encoding response regulator produces MRNKILLVEDSKVIQQMYRSKLTLEQFVVLTADNGMEAIKLLAQDMPDIILLDLMMPVMDGYKVLQVLKTDPKLSHIPVLVFSARGQPEEVEKALNLGAVGYFVKATTRPVEVIEQIRKVLSQKPKSQQEITRYLVEIKEHEHDAPKLTADFNLHGQKCRKCEGPLLLELIPDFSHETPWFTGRFFCPRCQT; encoded by the coding sequence ATGAGAAACAAGATTCTGCTTGTTGAGGATTCAAAAGTCATCCAGCAGATGTACCGGTCAAAACTGACACTGGAGCAGTTTGTAGTGCTTACCGCAGACAACGGAATGGAGGCGATCAAGCTGCTCGCTCAGGATATGCCTGATATCATCCTTCTGGATCTTATGATGCCGGTCATGGATGGGTACAAAGTACTGCAGGTTCTCAAGACAGATCCCAAACTCTCACATATACCGGTACTGGTGTTTTCCGCACGGGGACAGCCGGAGGAAGTGGAAAAAGCTTTAAACCTGGGAGCAGTCGGCTATTTTGTGAAAGCAACCACACGTCCGGTTGAGGTCATTGAACAGATCCGCAAGGTGCTGAGCCAGAAGCCCAAATCGCAGCAGGAGATAACGCGTTATCTTGTGGAAATCAAGGAACACGAACACGATGCACCAAAACTTACCGCAGATTTCAACCTGCACGGACAGAAATGCCGGAAATGCGAAGGGCCTCTTCTCCTCGAACTAATCCCTGATTTTTCGCATGAAACTCCATGGTTTACCGGAAGATTTTTTTGTCCGCGGTGCCAGACCTGA
- a CDS encoding peptidyl-prolyl cis-trans isomerase: MFRLLLSLMLILLYAVSSYAGETIVAKVNGTVLTKKDLEAEVDRLIPRITFHRSVSPEKRSMYYDRALEELINRELQYQDALANGMKPDKEKVDSQMERIRNRFKSPEEYKAALEREGITEDTIRTQIGKEMLVQELFAKKVTDAAEISEAQLRDYYEKNTSRFKIPESVKLRLISTKQETKVKDILAKIKNGEDFGTLAYTMSEDDYRVKSGDIGYMHKGRMLPEIEEVAFRLKVGDVSDAFLAGNMWYVVRLEDKKPATQLSFDEVRDKLKQELQTERARELKEKWITDLRSKGKIEVLLGKE, from the coding sequence ATGTTCAGACTGCTATTGTCGCTGATGTTGATTCTGCTGTATGCTGTATCATCGTATGCCGGGGAGACTATCGTTGCGAAGGTCAACGGCACCGTCCTCACAAAAAAAGACCTTGAGGCTGAAGTAGACCGGCTGATACCCAGGATTACTTTCCATCGAAGTGTATCTCCTGAAAAGCGGAGCATGTACTACGACAGGGCGCTTGAGGAACTTATCAACCGGGAGCTTCAGTATCAGGATGCCCTCGCAAACGGCATGAAACCTGACAAGGAGAAAGTTGACTCCCAAATGGAAAGGATCAGGAATCGGTTTAAGTCTCCCGAGGAATACAAGGCTGCTCTGGAGAGAGAAGGAATAACCGAGGACACAATTCGTACCCAGATCGGGAAAGAAATGCTGGTTCAGGAACTGTTTGCAAAAAAGGTGACTGATGCGGCAGAGATCAGTGAAGCACAGCTCAGAGACTATTATGAGAAGAATACTTCTCGATTCAAAATTCCTGAGAGTGTCAAGTTGAGGCTTATCTCGACAAAGCAGGAAACAAAGGTCAAGGACATTCTCGCCAAAATCAAGAACGGTGAGGATTTCGGAACCCTTGCATATACCATGTCGGAAGATGACTACCGTGTAAAATCCGGAGATATCGGATATATGCACAAAGGGAGAATGCTTCCTGAAATTGAAGAAGTTGCGTTCAGGCTCAAGGTGGGAGACGTGAGCGACGCCTTTTTGGCAGGGAATATGTGGTATGTGGTACGGTTGGAGGACAAGAAGCCAGCAACGCAACTGTCTTTTGACGAAGTCAGGGATAAACTCAAACAGGAGCTGCAGACAGAACGCGCTCGTGAGCTCAAGGAAAAATGGATTACAGATCTCAGATCGAAGGGGAAAATAGAGGTTTTACTGGGAAAGGAATAA